A single window of Archangium lipolyticum DNA harbors:
- a CDS encoding anti-sigma factor family protein produces MATCRDYEESLTLHAAGALEPEEEARVLAHLESCAACREEVEAHREVLSLAALPPPSAREEAALEALPRTTLSRWRRTLVQQAARMRTAGALLAVAAAVLLVLGPVVRHRTAVPIQPSVEVELPDSLTEDARSALEEWALADPLTEVLDLTETQPEESEPGDEALDSELDDFLPSLNPGDSL; encoded by the coding sequence ATGGCCACGTGCCGGGACTACGAAGAATCACTCACCCTCCATGCCGCGGGAGCGCTGGAGCCCGAGGAGGAGGCACGGGTGCTCGCGCACCTGGAGTCCTGCGCGGCGTGCAGGGAAGAGGTGGAGGCCCATCGCGAGGTGCTCTCCCTGGCCGCGTTGCCACCACCGTCCGCTCGGGAGGAGGCGGCGCTGGAGGCACTGCCTCGAACCACCCTCAGCCGCTGGCGCAGGACCCTGGTCCAACAGGCGGCGCGCATGCGAACCGCTGGGGCCCTGCTGGCGGTGGCCGCGGCGGTCCTGCTGGTGCTGGGGCCGGTGGTGCGACACCGCACGGCCGTGCCCATACAACCCTCCGTCGAGGTGGAGCTGCCCGACAGCCTCACGGAGGACGCCCGCTCCGCTCTCGAGGAATGGGCCCTGGCGGATCCGCTGACCGAGGTACTCGACCTGACCGAAACGCAACCCGAGGAGTCCGAGCCCGGCGACGAGGCGCTGGACTCCGAGCTGGATGATTTCCTGCCCTCCCTCAATCCAGGAGACTCGCTGTGA
- a CDS encoding RNA polymerase sigma factor, with product MAVAETDTEPSDEALCRAFLAGDEAAFGTLVERHRALVFTLMRRYTARPEDAADLSQQAFLRALEASRRVFSRWSPSGPAPFRAWLIRIALNLAKNHARQGLRWRRMTLVEVPEPTAPEESAQEALERGERERQVRAAVLTLPRRQREVLTLRVDAGLGFRDIAETLGITETNAKVNFHHAVKRLRAQVAGTSEEGH from the coding sequence CTGGCGGTGGCGGAGACCGACACCGAACCGAGCGACGAGGCGCTGTGCCGTGCCTTCCTGGCCGGTGACGAGGCGGCCTTCGGCACGCTGGTGGAGCGGCATCGGGCCCTCGTCTTCACGTTGATGCGGCGCTACACGGCCCGGCCCGAGGACGCGGCGGATCTCTCCCAGCAGGCGTTCCTGCGAGCCCTGGAGGCCTCGCGCCGCGTCTTCTCACGCTGGAGCCCCTCGGGCCCCGCGCCCTTCCGGGCCTGGCTGATCCGCATCGCGCTGAACCTGGCGAAGAACCATGCCCGCCAGGGGCTGCGCTGGCGCCGGATGACACTGGTCGAGGTGCCAGAGCCCACGGCGCCAGAAGAATCCGCACAAGAGGCACTGGAGCGAGGCGAGCGGGAGCGCCAGGTACGAGCGGCGGTGCTCACCCTGCCCCGCCGCCAGCGCGAGGTGCTGACGCTCCGGGTGGACGCGGGGCTGGGCTTCCGGGACATCGCCGAGACGCTCGGCATCACCGAGACGAACGCGAAGGTGAACTTTCATCACGCCGTGAAGCGCCTGCGGGCGCAGGTGGCGGGCACGTCCGAGGAGGGACACTGA